A window of the Cicer arietinum cultivar CDC Frontier isolate Library 1 chromosome 6, Cicar.CDCFrontier_v2.0, whole genome shotgun sequence genome harbors these coding sequences:
- the LOC101513526 gene encoding CBL-interacting serine/threonine-protein kinase 5-like produces MDQEKEQSFKNPRNIIFNKYEMGKVLGQGNFAKVYHCRNLSTNESVAIKVIKKEKLKKERLVKQIKREVSVMRLVHHPHVVELKEVMATKRKIFLVMEYVKGGELFTKVEKGKLKEDVARKYFQQLISAVDFCHSRGVTHRDLKPENLLLDENEDLKVSDFGLSALPEQRQEDGMLLTPCGTPAYVAPEVLKKKGYDGSKADLWSCGVILYALLCGYLPFQGENVMRIYRKAFRGEYQFPEWISPQAKTLISNLLIVDPKKRYSIFDIMNDPWFQIGFVRPIGFSTNESSIEDNDTNFDFMEDLDVPELIMTKPSRPFYNAFEIISSLSHGFDLRNLFETRKRLPSTFISKFSASSVLMKLEEMAKKLNFRITGKNEFVVRMEGATEGRKGKVAMMVEVFEVAPEIAVVEFFKCGGDTMEYVKLCDEQVRPSLKDIVWSWQGDTNNDDIS; encoded by the coding sequence ATGGATCAAGAAAAAGAACAAAGTTTCAAAAACCCAAGAAACATAATCTTCAACAAATACGAAATGGGTAAAGTATTGGGTCAAGGAAACTTTGCAAAGGTTTATCATTGTAGAAACCTTTCAACAAATGAGAGTGTAGCAATCAAGGTGATAAAAAAAGAGAAGCTTAAAAAAGAGAGGCTAGTGAAGCAAATCAAGCGTGAAGTTTCGGTTATGCGTCTAGTTCATCACCCTCATGTTGTTGAACTCAAAGAAGTTATGGCAACAAAGAGAAAAATCTTTCTTGTAATGGAATATGTAAAAGGAGGTGAACTCTTCACCAAAGTAGAAAAAGGAAAATTGAAAGAAGATGTTGCAAGAAAGTACTTTCAACAACTTATCAGTGCCGTTGATTTTTGTCATAGCCGCGGTGTCACACACCGCGATTTAAAACCAGAGAATTTacttctggatgaaaatgaagACTTAAAAGTCTCTGATTTTGGACTCTCGGCGTTGCCAGAACAACGCCAAGAGGATGGAATGCTTTTAACTCCGTGTGGGACCCCTGCATACGTGGCACCCGAGGTATTGAAGAAAAAAGGGTATGATGGTTCTAAGGCTGATTTATGGTCTTGTGGAGTTATTCTCTATGCTTTGCTTTGTGGATATCTTCCTTTTCAAGGTGAGAATGTTATGAGAATTTATAGAAAGGCTTTTAGAGGTGAATATCAATTTCCTGAATGGATTTCTCCACAAGCTAAAACATTGATTTCAAATCTTCTTATTGTTGATCCTAAAAAAAGGTATTCCATTtttgatattatgaatgatCCTTGGTTCCAAATTGGGTTTGTTAGACCCATTGGGTTTTCAACGAACGAGTCGAGTATCGAAGACAACGACACAAATTTTGATTTCATGGAGGATTTGGATGTTCCGGAATTGATAATGACAAAACCATCTCGTCCTTTTTATAATGCTTTTGAGATTATTTCGTCGTTGTCTCATGGTTTTGATCTTAGGAATTTGTTTGAGACGAGAAAGAGGTTGCCATCGACATTCATATCAAAATTCTCGGCTTCATCGGTTTTGATGAAGCTTGAGGAGATGGCGAAGAAGTTGAATTTTAGGATAACGGGGAAGAATGAGTTTGTAGTGAGAATGGAGGGAGCAACGGAGGGGAGAAAGGGGAAGGTGGCGATGATGGTGGAGGTATTTGAGGTGGCGCCAGAGATAGCGGTGGTTGAGTTTTTTAAATGTGGCGGAGACACAATGGAATATGTTAAGTTGTGTGACGAACAAGTAAGACCTTCCCTCAAAGATATTGTTTGGAGTTGGCAAGGTGAcactaataatgatgatatatCTTAA